The following coding sequences are from one Chelonoidis abingdonii isolate Lonesome George chromosome 4, CheloAbing_2.0, whole genome shotgun sequence window:
- the LOC116840187 gene encoding sesquipedalian-1-like, with the protein MKLHETSVLGYSRMGAPPDRRGRLYKKSERSSSYQRRWCELRGNLLFYWERQGEREPLGLILLEGCTVELQESATEPFTFEISYSHGSLGHRAYKMAAEDQASMEGWVRALSTASFNYLRALLRDLEGQYRAGGALRATPLEERAVVRSPLVAALGLPDFEGLHRQFGEEIMKLRVRWREGRAGGDQTAQGDLIDFE; encoded by the coding sequence ATGAAGTTGCATGAAACCAGCGTCCTGGGCTACTCCCGCATGGGGGCGCCCCCCGACCGGCGGGGGCGGCTGTACAAGAAGAGCGAACGCAGCAGCAGCTACCAGCGGCGCTGGTGCGAGTTACGGGGGAACCTGCTCTTTTACTGGGAGCGGCAGGGGGAGCGCGAGCCGCTGGGGCTGATCCTGCTGGAGGGCTGCACGGTGGAGCTACAGGAATCCGCCACGGAGCCTTTCACCTTTGAGATCTCCTATTCCCACGGGTCGCTGGGCCACCGGGCTTACAAGATGGCTGCTGAAGACCAGGCCTCCATGGAGggctgggtgcgggctctgagcaCGGCCAGCTTCAACTACCTGCGGGCCCTGCTGAGAGATCTGGAGGGCCAGTACCGGGCTGGCGGGGCCCTCAGGGCGACACCACTGGAAGAGAGGGCTGTGGTGCGCAGCCCattggtggcagcactgggaTTGCCAGACTTTGAAGGGCTTCACCGCCAGTTTGGGGAGGAGATTATGAAGCTGAGggtgaggtggagggaggggagagcaggaggggacCAGACAGCGCAGGGGGACCTGATTGATTTCGAGtag
- the LOC116840190 gene encoding TBC1 domain family member 10B: protein MHMPAEQAFWCLVQICEKYLPGYYSAGLEAIQLDGEIFFALLRRASPMAYRHLKKYKIDPILYMTEWFMCIFSRTLPWASVLRVWDMFFCEGVKIVFRVGLVLLRNTLGSVDKLRSCQGMYETMEKLRNLPAQSMQEDFLILEVMNLPVTEALIERENATQLKKWRETRGELQYKPSRRLHGSRAIHEECHRMNPPLTSSASLLSLTAFKQRAARGSSGVSAGGNFSPAHPMGSLAVSSAPTPAVAPGQVVSEGLHPALPSPTGNNTPLGGPKKGGAKKKEKEREKQEKERERLQKEREKQEKERERLQKEREKQEKKEKEKLERKQQKERAKEEAKQKKERKVSMRRKEAKAPPRAEDGGQDGDPPAGSVLQDTYF, encoded by the exons ATGCACATGCCCGCTGAG CAAGCCTTCTGGTGCCTGGTGCAGATCTGTGAGAAGTACCTGCCAGGCTACTACAGCGCAGGGCTG GAAGCCATCCAGCTGGATGGAGAGATCTTCTTTGCCCTGCTGCGCCGGGCATCCCCCATGGCTTATCGGCACTTGAAGAAATACAAGATTGACCCCATCCTCTACATGACGGAGTGGTTCATGTGCATCTTCTCCCGCACCCTGCCCTGGGCTTCTGTACTGCGCGTCTGGGATATGTTCTTCTGCGAGG gggtgAAGATTGTTTTCCGGGTGGGCCTGGTCCTTCTCCGGAACACTCTGGGCTCGGTGGACAAGCTGCGCAGCTGCCAGGGCATGTACGAAACCATGGAGAAGCTGCGCAACCTGCCAGCTCAGAGCATGCAAGAGGACTTCCTCATCCTGGAG GTGATGAACCTGCCTGTGACGGAAGCGCTGATTGAGCGTGAGAACGCCACGCAGCTCAAAAAGTGGCGCGAGACTCGCGGGGAGCTGCAGTATAAACCCTCTCGCCGCCTCCACGGCTCCCGCGCCATCCATGAAGAGTGTCACCGCATGAACCCCCCGCTGACCTCCagcgccagcctgctcagcctcACCGCCTTCAAACAGCGGGCGGCCCGTGGCAGCAGCGGGGTGAGCGCGGGGGGCAActtctcccctgcccaccccatgGGCAGCCTGGCCGtctcctctgcccccactccagctgtTGCCCCAGGCCAGGTGGTGTCGGAAGGGctccaccctgctctgccctcccccacgGGGAACAACACACCGCTGGGGGGGCCCAAGAAGGGGGGAGCAAAGAAGAAGGAGAAGGAGcgggagaagcaggagaaggaGCGGGAGCGGCTGCAGAAGGAGcgggagaagcaggagaaggaGCGGGAGCGGCTGCAGAAGGAGcgggagaagcaggagaagaaggagaaggagaagctggAGCGGAAGCAGCAGAAGGAGCGTGCCAAGGAGGAGGCCAAgcagaagaaagagaggaaggtCTCCATGCGCCGGAAGGAGGCCAAAGCCCCGCCCCGTGCTGAGGACGGGGGGCAGGACGGGGATCCCCCAGCAGGCTCTGTGCTGCAGGACACTTACTTCTGA
- the LOC142046708 gene encoding uncharacterized protein LOC142046708: MALPARGGVSAPRPGDIVGDGPGETTGSGRLSHATGSLATSPPRRAVGRRRLPTADREPGDIAAGDGHRDDVSHGDREPGDISAGDGQWGVVVSHGDREPGDIAAGDGHGMVSLVTVAATNTMAASPSNLVASPTATGHVAASLGNATASSGSMAAATSSGVVCPGPTGNNANSVASPVVKAPVATMAAATGMVSMEMMQMAGVDVATGPMEIVTVVVASPTPSPTMETAAPRTPVKLLPAPFPSPSVVVAAPSLVVPERSSPTATEGPADLESTASQDMGSQSSLGPGIPPPRPPPAPDTLSYLDSVSLMSGTLESLSGPGFSDDVSSLGSDSEINGLAYRRTDKYGFLGGNQHSGMLDEHPSRWTRAHISIKHGSGGASHVPRYVFSLRINGFSRCDSRR, translated from the exons ATGGCACTCCCGGCCAGGGGCGGCGTCTCCGCGCCGCGGCCTGGCGACATCGTCGGCGACGGGCCTGGGGAGACAACGGGCAGCGGGCGACTCTCCCACGCGACAGGGAGCCTGGCGACATCTCCGCCGCGACGGGCAGTGGGGCGTCGTCGTCTGCCCACGGCGGACAGGGAGCCTGGCGACATCGCTGCCGGCGACGGGCATCGGGACGACGTCTCCCACGGCGACAGGGAGCCTGGCGACATCTCCGCCGGCGACGGGCAGTGGGGCGTCGTCGTCTCCCACGGCGACAGGGAGCCTGGCGACATCGCTGCCGGCGACGGGCA CGGGATGGTGTCACTGGTCACTGTGGCGGCAACCAACACTATGGCGGCATCTCCAAGCAACCTGGTGGCATCTCCGACAGCTACAGGCCACGTGGCGGCGTCTCTAGGCAACGCGACGGCATCGTCGGGCAGCATGGCAGCGGCGACGAGCAGCGGGGTGGTGTGTCCGGGGCCAACAGGCAATAACGCCAATTCAGTGGCGTCTCCTGTGGTAAAGGCACCCGTAGCCACCATGGCGGCTGCCACAGGGATGGTTTCCATGGAAATGATGCAGATGGCAGGGGTCGATGTGGCAACGGGTCCCATGGAAATAGTCACCGTGGTGGTGGCCTCTCCGACGCCGTCTCCCACCATGGAAACTGCAGCCCCGCGCACCCCGGTGAAGCTCCTCCCGGCGCCCTTCCCCTCGCCGTCCGTGGTGGTGGCGGCGCCCAGCCTGGTGGTGCCGGAGAGGAGCTCTCCCACTGCGACAGAGGGGCCTGCAGACCTGGAGTCCACTGCCTCCCAGGACATGGGGTCACAGTCCAGCCTGGGCCCTGGAATCCCACCTCCCAGGCCCCCGCCGGCTCCAGACACCCTGAGTTACCTGGATTCGGTCAGCCTCATGTCAGGCACCTTGGAGTCCCTGAGTGGCCCCGGGTTTTCAGACGACGTCAGCTCCCTGGGCTCGGACTCGGAGATCAATGGCTTGGCCTACCGCAGAACAGACAAATATGGCTTCTTGGGGGGCAACCAGCACTCGGGGATGCT gGACGAGCATCCATCCCGGTGGACGCGTGCGCATATATCTATAAAACATGGCAGCGGCGGAGCATCACATGTGCCTCGATATGTTTTTTCACTGCGGATAAATGGCTTCTCGCGATGCGATTCCAGAAGGTGA